In Populus trichocarpa isolate Nisqually-1 chromosome 16, P.trichocarpa_v4.1, whole genome shotgun sequence, a genomic segment contains:
- the LOC7484017 gene encoding AP2-like ethylene-responsive transcription factor At2g41710 isoform X2, with amino-acid sequence MASSSSHPVLKPEIGGVGCGGGSSGGGGGESSEAAVIANDQLLLYRGLKKPKKERGCTAKERISKMPPCTAGKRSSIYRGVTRHRWTGRYEAHLWDKSTWNQNQNKKGKQVYLGAYDDEEAAARAYDLAALKYWGPGTLINFPVTDYKRDLEEMQNVSREEYLASLRRKSSGFSRGLSKYRALSSRWDSSCSRMPGSEYCSSVNYGDDHAAESEYGGSFCIERKIDLTGYIKWWNSHSTRQVESIMKSSEDTKHGCPDDIGSELKTSEREVKCTQPYQMPHLGLSVEGKGHTRSTISALSILSQSAAYKSLQEKASKKQETSTENDENENKNTVNKMDRGKAVEKSTSHDGCSERLGATLGITGGLSLQRNVYPSTPFLSAPLLTNYNTIDPLVDPILWTSLVPALPTGLSRNPEVTKTETSSTYSFFRPEE; translated from the exons ATGGCGTCTTCTTCCTCTCATCCGGTCCTGAAACCAGAAATCGGCGGCGTTGGATGTGGTGGCGGAAGCAGcggaggtggtggtggagagaGTTCAGAGGCGGCAGTGATAGCGAACGATCAGTTATTACTGTACAGAGGACTAAAGAAgccaaagaaagagagaggatgCACTGCAAAAGAACGTATTAGCAAGATGCCTCCTTGCACTGCTGGTAAACGTAGCTCTATTTACCGTGGTGTCACCAG GCATAGATGGACTGGTCGATATGAAGCTCATCTTTGGGATAAGAGTACATGGAACCAGAATCAGAATAAGAAGGGAAAGCAAG TATACTTGG GGGCATATGATGATGAGGAAGCTGCAGCTAGGGCATACGATCTTGCTGCTTTAAAATATTGGGGCCCTGGAACGCTCATTAATTTTCCA GTTACTGATTATAAGAGAGATCTTGAAGAAATGCAAAATGTCTCAAGGGAAGAGTATCTGGCATCTCTTCGGAG AAAGAGCAGTGGTTTTTCAAGAGGGCTCTCGAAGTACCGTGCACTATCTAG TCGATGGGACTCATCTTGTAGTCGTATGCCTGGATCTGAATACTGCAGTAGTGTAAACTATG GTGATGATCACGCAGCCGAAAGTGAATATGGTGGCAGTTTTTGTATTGAGAGAAAGATAGATCTGACAGGCTATATTAAATGGTGGAATTCCCACAGCACTCGTCAAGTGGAATCCATCATGAAGTCATCAGAAGATACTAAACATGGCTGTCCTGACGACATTGGCAGTGAACTTAAAACGTCAGAACGAGAAGTAAAGTGTACCCAGCCATACCAGATGCCTCATTTAGGCTTATCTGTTGAAGGAAAAGGGCATACACGTTCTACAATATCTGCCTTGAGCATTTTGTCACAATCAGCTGCTTACAAGAGCTTACAAGAGAAGGCATCAAAAAAGCAAGAAACCAGCactgaaaatgatgagaatgaaaacaaaaatactgtCAACAAAATGGACCGTGGCAAAGCAGTAGAGAAGTCCACAAGTCATGATGGCTGTAGTGAGAGGCTGGGAGCTACATTAGGAATAACTGGGGGATTGTCTCTTCAAAGAAATGTGTACCCATCGACTCCTTTCTTGTCTGCTCCTCTTCTGACCAACTACAACACAATCGATCCCTTAGTTGACCCCATTCTTTGGACATCTCTTGTTCCTGCTCTTCCTACTGGACTTTCTCGAAATCCTGAG GTCACAAAGACTGAGACCAGTTCAACTTATAGCTTCTTTCGGCCAGAGGAGTGA
- the LOC7484017 gene encoding AP2-like ethylene-responsive transcription factor At2g41710 isoform X3, with amino-acid sequence MPPCTAGKRSSIYRGVTRHRWTGRYEAHLWDKSTWNQNQNKKGKQVYLGAYDDEEAAARAYDLAALKYWGPGTLINFPVTDYKRDLEEMQNVSREEYLASLRRKSSGFSRGLSKYRALSSRWDSSCSRMPGSEYCSSVNYGAGDDHAAESEYGGSFCIERKIDLTGYIKWWNSHSTRQVESIMKSSEDTKHGCPDDIGSELKTSEREVKCTQPYQMPHLGLSVEGKGHTRSTISALSILSQSAAYKSLQEKASKKQETSTENDENENKNTVNKMDRGKAVEKSTSHDGCSERLGATLGITGGLSLQRNVYPSTPFLSAPLLTNYNTIDPLVDPILWTSLVPALPTGLSRNPEVTKTETSSTYSFFRPEE; translated from the exons ATGCCTCCTTGCACTGCTGGTAAACGTAGCTCTATTTACCGTGGTGTCACCAG GCATAGATGGACTGGTCGATATGAAGCTCATCTTTGGGATAAGAGTACATGGAACCAGAATCAGAATAAGAAGGGAAAGCAAG TATACTTGG GGGCATATGATGATGAGGAAGCTGCAGCTAGGGCATACGATCTTGCTGCTTTAAAATATTGGGGCCCTGGAACGCTCATTAATTTTCCA GTTACTGATTATAAGAGAGATCTTGAAGAAATGCAAAATGTCTCAAGGGAAGAGTATCTGGCATCTCTTCGGAG AAAGAGCAGTGGTTTTTCAAGAGGGCTCTCGAAGTACCGTGCACTATCTAG TCGATGGGACTCATCTTGTAGTCGTATGCCTGGATCTGAATACTGCAGTAGTGTAAACTATG gtGCAGGTGATGATCACGCAGCCGAAAGTGAATATGGTGGCAGTTTTTGTATTGAGAGAAAGATAGATCTGACAGGCTATATTAAATGGTGGAATTCCCACAGCACTCGTCAAGTGGAATCCATCATGAAGTCATCAGAAGATACTAAACATGGCTGTCCTGACGACATTGGCAGTGAACTTAAAACGTCAGAACGAGAAGTAAAGTGTACCCAGCCATACCAGATGCCTCATTTAGGCTTATCTGTTGAAGGAAAAGGGCATACACGTTCTACAATATCTGCCTTGAGCATTTTGTCACAATCAGCTGCTTACAAGAGCTTACAAGAGAAGGCATCAAAAAAGCAAGAAACCAGCactgaaaatgatgagaatgaaaacaaaaatactgtCAACAAAATGGACCGTGGCAAAGCAGTAGAGAAGTCCACAAGTCATGATGGCTGTAGTGAGAGGCTGGGAGCTACATTAGGAATAACTGGGGGATTGTCTCTTCAAAGAAATGTGTACCCATCGACTCCTTTCTTGTCTGCTCCTCTTCTGACCAACTACAACACAATCGATCCCTTAGTTGACCCCATTCTTTGGACATCTCTTGTTCCTGCTCTTCCTACTGGACTTTCTCGAAATCCTGAG GTCACAAAGACTGAGACCAGTTCAACTTATAGCTTCTTTCGGCCAGAGGAGTGA
- the LOC7484017 gene encoding AP2-like ethylene-responsive transcription factor At2g41710 isoform X1 encodes MASSSSHPVLKPEIGGVGCGGGSSGGGGGESSEAAVIANDQLLLYRGLKKPKKERGCTAKERISKMPPCTAGKRSSIYRGVTRHRWTGRYEAHLWDKSTWNQNQNKKGKQVYLGAYDDEEAAARAYDLAALKYWGPGTLINFPVTDYKRDLEEMQNVSREEYLASLRRKSSGFSRGLSKYRALSSRWDSSCSRMPGSEYCSSVNYGAGDDHAAESEYGGSFCIERKIDLTGYIKWWNSHSTRQVESIMKSSEDTKHGCPDDIGSELKTSEREVKCTQPYQMPHLGLSVEGKGHTRSTISALSILSQSAAYKSLQEKASKKQETSTENDENENKNTVNKMDRGKAVEKSTSHDGCSERLGATLGITGGLSLQRNVYPSTPFLSAPLLTNYNTIDPLVDPILWTSLVPALPTGLSRNPEVTKTETSSTYSFFRPEE; translated from the exons ATGGCGTCTTCTTCCTCTCATCCGGTCCTGAAACCAGAAATCGGCGGCGTTGGATGTGGTGGCGGAAGCAGcggaggtggtggtggagagaGTTCAGAGGCGGCAGTGATAGCGAACGATCAGTTATTACTGTACAGAGGACTAAAGAAgccaaagaaagagagaggatgCACTGCAAAAGAACGTATTAGCAAGATGCCTCCTTGCACTGCTGGTAAACGTAGCTCTATTTACCGTGGTGTCACCAG GCATAGATGGACTGGTCGATATGAAGCTCATCTTTGGGATAAGAGTACATGGAACCAGAATCAGAATAAGAAGGGAAAGCAAG TATACTTGG GGGCATATGATGATGAGGAAGCTGCAGCTAGGGCATACGATCTTGCTGCTTTAAAATATTGGGGCCCTGGAACGCTCATTAATTTTCCA GTTACTGATTATAAGAGAGATCTTGAAGAAATGCAAAATGTCTCAAGGGAAGAGTATCTGGCATCTCTTCGGAG AAAGAGCAGTGGTTTTTCAAGAGGGCTCTCGAAGTACCGTGCACTATCTAG TCGATGGGACTCATCTTGTAGTCGTATGCCTGGATCTGAATACTGCAGTAGTGTAAACTATG gtGCAGGTGATGATCACGCAGCCGAAAGTGAATATGGTGGCAGTTTTTGTATTGAGAGAAAGATAGATCTGACAGGCTATATTAAATGGTGGAATTCCCACAGCACTCGTCAAGTGGAATCCATCATGAAGTCATCAGAAGATACTAAACATGGCTGTCCTGACGACATTGGCAGTGAACTTAAAACGTCAGAACGAGAAGTAAAGTGTACCCAGCCATACCAGATGCCTCATTTAGGCTTATCTGTTGAAGGAAAAGGGCATACACGTTCTACAATATCTGCCTTGAGCATTTTGTCACAATCAGCTGCTTACAAGAGCTTACAAGAGAAGGCATCAAAAAAGCAAGAAACCAGCactgaaaatgatgagaatgaaaacaaaaatactgtCAACAAAATGGACCGTGGCAAAGCAGTAGAGAAGTCCACAAGTCATGATGGCTGTAGTGAGAGGCTGGGAGCTACATTAGGAATAACTGGGGGATTGTCTCTTCAAAGAAATGTGTACCCATCGACTCCTTTCTTGTCTGCTCCTCTTCTGACCAACTACAACACAATCGATCCCTTAGTTGACCCCATTCTTTGGACATCTCTTGTTCCTGCTCTTCCTACTGGACTTTCTCGAAATCCTGAG GTCACAAAGACTGAGACCAGTTCAACTTATAGCTTCTTTCGGCCAGAGGAGTGA